The Streptomyces sp. NBC_00224 genome has a window encoding:
- a CDS encoding ABC transporter ATP-binding protein encodes MATVTFDKATRIYPGSTKPAVDGLEIEIEDGEFLVLVGPSGCGKSTSLRMLAGLEDVNGGAIRIGDRDVTHLPPKDRDIAMVFQNYALYPHMSVADNMGFALKIAGVNKAEIRKKVEEAAKILDLTEYLDRKPKALSGGQRQRVAMGRAIVREPQVFLMDEPLSNLDAKLRVSTRTQIASLQRRLGITTVYVTHDQVEAMTMGDRVAVLKDGLLQQVDSPRNMYDRPANLFVAGFIGSPAMNLVEVPITDGGVKFGNSVVPVSREALSAAADKGDRTVTVGVRPEHFDIVEHNGGVAKTLSKDSDAEPAGLAVTVNVVEELGADGYVYGTAEVGGEQKDLVVRVNGRSVPEKGSQLHVVPRPGETHVFSTSTGERLSD; translated from the coding sequence ATGGCCACTGTCACGTTCGACAAGGCGACCCGGATCTACCCGGGCTCCACCAAGCCCGCGGTCGACGGGCTTGAGATCGAGATCGAGGACGGCGAGTTCCTCGTCCTCGTCGGCCCCTCGGGCTGCGGAAAGTCCACCTCCCTGCGGATGCTCGCGGGCCTGGAGGACGTCAACGGCGGAGCCATCCGCATCGGTGACCGCGACGTCACCCACCTCCCGCCGAAGGACCGGGACATCGCGATGGTGTTCCAGAACTACGCGCTGTACCCGCACATGTCCGTCGCGGACAACATGGGCTTCGCCCTGAAGATCGCGGGCGTGAACAAGGCGGAGATCCGCAAGAAGGTCGAAGAGGCCGCGAAGATCCTCGACCTCACCGAGTACCTCGACCGCAAGCCGAAGGCGCTCTCCGGCGGTCAGCGCCAGCGCGTGGCGATGGGCCGCGCGATCGTCCGCGAGCCGCAGGTCTTCCTGATGGACGAGCCGCTGTCGAACCTCGACGCCAAGCTCCGCGTCTCGACCCGTACGCAGATCGCCTCGCTCCAGCGCCGCCTCGGCATCACCACGGTGTACGTCACCCACGACCAGGTCGAGGCCATGACCATGGGCGACCGGGTCGCGGTCCTCAAGGACGGCCTCCTCCAGCAGGTCGACTCGCCGCGCAACATGTACGACCGCCCGGCCAACCTCTTCGTCGCGGGCTTCATCGGCTCCCCCGCCATGAACCTCGTCGAGGTCCCGATCACCGACGGCGGCGTGAAGTTCGGCAACAGCGTGGTCCCGGTGAGCCGTGAGGCGCTGTCCGCGGCCGCCGACAAGGGCGACCGCACGGTGACGGTCGGCGTGCGCCCCGAGCACTTCGACATCGTCGAGCACAACGGCGGCGTCGCCAAGACCCTCTCGAAGGACTCCGACGCGGAGCCCGCGGGCCTCGCGGTCACCGTGAACGTGGTGGAGGAGCTCGGCGCCGACGGCTACGTGTACGGCACGGCCGAGGTCGGCGGCGAGCAGAAGGACCTCGTGGTCCGCGTGAACGGCCGCTCGGTCCCCGAGAAGGGCAGCCAGCTCCACGTGGTCCCGCGCCCCGGCGAGACGCACGTCTTCTCGACCTCGACGGGCGAGCGCCTCAGCGACTGA
- a CDS encoding NAD(P)/FAD-dependent oxidoreductase → MSTRTINGGISFWYAQDGIPAPREPLTGDATADVVIVGGGYTGLWTAYYLKKAVPFLNITVLEARFCGYGASGRNGGWLYNGIAGRDRYTKLHGHEAAVRLQRAMNDTVDEVVRAATEESIDADVHQGGVLEVAYTPAQLGRLKAFHATELEFGEKDRLLLGARETAERIRVAGAVGSAWTPHGARIHPVKLVKGLAAAVEALGVTVHESTPVTEIRPKHAVTPYGTVRAPYVLRCTEGFTASLKGRRRAWLPMNSSMIATEPLPADLWETIGWEGRETLGDMAHAYMYAQRTADGRIALGGRGVPYRFGSRTDNDGRTQPETIEALREILIRFFPQLAGVAVTHAWSGVLGVPRDWCATVTLDRSTGLGWAGGYVGSGVATANLAARTLRDLVQQDSGQSGPTDLTTLPWVNHKVRRWEPEPFRWLGVQGMYAAYREADRRELSTHSATTHRIAVVADRVSGRH, encoded by the coding sequence ATGAGCACGCGCACGATCAACGGCGGTATCTCCTTCTGGTACGCGCAGGACGGCATCCCCGCCCCCCGCGAGCCCCTGACCGGCGACGCGACGGCGGACGTCGTCATCGTGGGCGGCGGCTACACGGGGCTGTGGACGGCGTACTACCTCAAGAAGGCCGTCCCCTTCCTCAACATCACCGTCCTGGAGGCCCGCTTCTGCGGCTACGGCGCCTCCGGCCGCAACGGCGGCTGGCTCTACAACGGCATAGCGGGCCGCGACCGGTACACGAAGCTGCACGGCCACGAGGCCGCCGTACGCCTCCAGCGGGCCATGAACGACACCGTCGACGAGGTGGTGCGGGCCGCCACCGAGGAGTCGATCGACGCGGACGTCCACCAGGGCGGTGTGCTCGAAGTGGCCTACACCCCGGCCCAGTTGGGGCGGTTGAAAGCCTTCCATGCCACCGAGCTCGAATTCGGCGAGAAGGACCGGCTGCTGCTCGGGGCCCGCGAGACAGCCGAGCGCATCCGGGTCGCCGGGGCCGTCGGCTCCGCCTGGACCCCGCACGGCGCCCGCATCCACCCCGTCAAGCTGGTCAAGGGCCTGGCGGCGGCCGTCGAGGCGCTGGGCGTGACCGTCCACGAGTCGACCCCGGTGACGGAGATCCGTCCCAAGCACGCGGTCACTCCGTACGGCACGGTCCGCGCCCCGTACGTCCTGCGCTGCACCGAGGGGTTCACCGCGTCCCTGAAGGGCCGGCGCCGCGCCTGGCTGCCGATGAACTCGTCCATGATCGCCACCGAGCCGCTGCCGGCTGATCTGTGGGAGACGATCGGCTGGGAGGGCCGCGAGACGCTGGGCGACATGGCGCACGCGTACATGTACGCGCAGCGCACCGCCGACGGCCGGATCGCGCTCGGCGGACGCGGCGTGCCGTACCGCTTCGGCTCCCGCACCGACAACGACGGCCGTACGCAGCCGGAGACGATCGAGGCCCTGCGCGAGATCCTGATCCGCTTCTTCCCCCAGCTCGCCGGGGTCGCGGTCACGCACGCCTGGTCGGGGGTGCTCGGGGTGCCGCGCGACTGGTGCGCCACCGTCACCCTGGACCGCTCGACGGGGCTCGGCTGGGCGGGCGGCTACGTCGGCTCGGGCGTGGCCACCGCCAACCTCGCCGCCCGCACCCTGCGCGACCTGGTCCAACAGGACTCCGGCCAGTCCGGCCCCACCGACCTGACCACCCTCCCCTGGGTCAACCACAAGGTCCGCCGCTGGGAGCCGGAACCTTTCCGCTGGCTGGGCGTACAGGGGATGTACGCGGCGTACCGCGAGGCGGACCGCCGCGAACTGTCCACCCACTCGGCGACGACCCATCGGATCGCGGTGGTGGCGGACCGGGTGTCGGGGCGGCACTGA
- a CDS encoding restriction endonuclease produces MSRRSSGLVGVWAEAQRQQQRQQEAQHRASVQQQRQRERQQREYERDAARVHREQRAAYRQSREADARGRSQELDARVEVLTGLLAAGCAEPPFRTAGLLREESVEPFAPGALAQPVPMPDPARYQAQGGWTAGRRAQQEAQAAYQRDWDAAQLAENERRRQLADYRARYESWARGQLAEVRGHNAGVADLVSGLRAGEPDAVVAYFSAALYAASAWPEGFPRQVSCAYDRGARQLVLDWELPALDVVPAAKSVRYVASTDEERESARPVSQRRALYRDALAQSVLLVVRDLFAADEFGVLESVALNGFVDDVDPATGRRAEIFLATVMVDRPAFQGLNLTQVSAVDCLVEAVRGQLSARPDQRTAVRPVRRPEDVGSGVLSHGADSSHSTEPDLFMMDPIEFESLVAELFRARGMGAVTTQRSNDGGVDVEAVDPDPISGGRIIVQVKRYRNTVPPTAVRDLYGTVQGAGANKGVLVTTSGFGPGSYAFAQGKPLTLVSGAELVDLLHECGLRGRLGERPVPAQRGPSDTVPDMVPDTLVDVPVADESADAADADFNVLGMTWTGSVALDVCALVCAGSRVLDDDHFVFFNNREIPGGSVRMVPGALGDRAAVRVEFDALPPRADRLVLVASVDPEANPDADLAGFTDAGIRLRDAAGTELDRLEVSDGRTGETALVLGSFRRRSGDDWDFVVGGRGYRGGLEELIGDFGIEVE; encoded by the coding sequence ATGAGTCGTCGTTCCAGCGGGCTGGTCGGGGTGTGGGCGGAGGCGCAGCGGCAGCAGCAGCGCCAGCAGGAGGCCCAGCACCGGGCGTCGGTCCAGCAGCAGCGGCAGCGGGAGCGCCAGCAGCGGGAGTACGAACGGGATGCCGCGCGGGTCCACCGCGAGCAGCGGGCGGCCTATCGGCAGAGCCGGGAGGCGGATGCCCGCGGGCGCTCGCAGGAGCTGGACGCGCGCGTGGAGGTGCTGACGGGGCTGCTGGCGGCGGGGTGCGCCGAGCCGCCGTTCCGTACGGCGGGTCTGCTGCGCGAGGAGAGCGTCGAGCCGTTCGCGCCCGGGGCGCTGGCGCAGCCGGTGCCTATGCCGGACCCGGCGCGCTACCAGGCCCAGGGCGGCTGGACCGCGGGCCGCCGCGCCCAGCAGGAGGCACAGGCCGCCTACCAGCGGGACTGGGACGCGGCGCAGCTGGCGGAGAACGAACGGCGCCGCCAACTCGCCGACTACCGGGCGCGGTACGAGTCGTGGGCGCGGGGGCAGCTCGCCGAGGTCCGGGGCCACAACGCGGGCGTGGCCGACCTGGTGAGCGGATTGCGGGCGGGCGAGCCCGACGCGGTCGTCGCGTACTTCTCGGCGGCCCTGTACGCGGCATCGGCGTGGCCGGAGGGCTTCCCCCGTCAGGTGTCGTGCGCGTACGACCGGGGTGCCCGGCAGCTGGTGCTCGACTGGGAGCTGCCCGCCCTCGACGTGGTCCCGGCCGCCAAGTCCGTGCGGTACGTGGCCAGTACGGACGAGGAGCGCGAGTCCGCCCGCCCGGTGTCCCAGCGGCGCGCGCTGTACCGGGACGCGCTGGCGCAGAGTGTGCTGCTGGTGGTGCGGGACCTGTTCGCGGCGGACGAGTTCGGCGTACTGGAGTCGGTGGCGCTCAACGGCTTCGTGGACGACGTCGACCCGGCGACGGGCCGCCGGGCGGAGATCTTCCTGGCGACGGTGATGGTGGACCGGCCGGCGTTCCAGGGCCTGAACCTGACGCAGGTGAGTGCGGTGGACTGCCTGGTGGAGGCGGTGCGCGGTCAGCTGTCGGCCCGCCCCGACCAGCGGACGGCGGTACGCCCGGTGCGCCGCCCGGAGGACGTGGGCTCGGGCGTCCTCTCGCACGGCGCGGACTCCTCGCACTCCACCGAACCGGACCTGTTCATGATGGACCCGATCGAATTCGAGTCCCTGGTGGCGGAGTTGTTCCGGGCGCGCGGGATGGGGGCGGTGACCACGCAGCGCTCCAACGACGGCGGGGTGGACGTGGAGGCGGTGGACCCCGACCCGATCAGCGGCGGCCGGATCATCGTCCAGGTCAAGCGCTACCGCAACACGGTCCCGCCGACGGCCGTCCGCGACCTGTATGGAACGGTCCAGGGCGCCGGGGCCAACAAGGGCGTCCTGGTGACGACATCGGGCTTCGGGCCCGGCTCGTACGCCTTCGCCCAGGGCAAGCCGCTGACGCTGGTGTCCGGGGCGGAGTTGGTGGACCTGCTGCACGAGTGCGGGCTGCGGGGCCGGCTGGGGGAGCGCCCGGTGCCGGCCCAGCGGGGCCCCTCGGACACGGTCCCGGACATGGTTCCGGACACGCTGGTGGACGTACCGGTGGCGGACGAGTCCGCCGACGCCGCCGACGCCGACTTCAACGTCCTGGGCATGACGTGGACCGGGTCCGTCGCCCTGGACGTGTGCGCGCTGGTCTGCGCCGGGAGTCGGGTGCTCGACGACGACCACTTCGTCTTCTTCAACAACCGCGAGATTCCCGGGGGTTCGGTGCGGATGGTGCCCGGGGCGCTCGGCGACCGGGCGGCGGTCCGGGTGGAGTTCGACGCCCTGCCGCCCCGGGCGGACCGCCTGGTCCTGGTCGCCTCGGTCGACCCCGAGGCCAACCCGGACGCGGACCTGGCCGGCTTCACGGACGCGGGCATCCGCCTGCGCGACGCGGCGGGCACGGAACTGGACCGCCTGGAGGTCTCGGACGGCCGCACCGGCGAAACGGCCCTGGTCCTGGGCTCGTTCCGACGCCGGTCGGGCGACGACTGGGACTTCGTGGTGGGCGGACGGGGGTACCGGGGCGGCCTGGAGGAGCTGATCGGGGACTTCGGGATCGAGGTGGAGTAG
- a CDS encoding helix-turn-helix domain-containing protein, with protein sequence MPPHPSSSVQAARESLAGRLRDIRRDAEISGRELAARCGWSESKSSRIENARTPPSDADLRAWCRACGADDQAPDLIAANRQSADAHVQWRRLQRTGLRQLQESTEHLYRRTKVFRVYVSDVIPGFLQTPGYATALLSSIVEFRGTRDDVKDAVAARMRRNAVLTTGARRFSFVLEESVLRHRLCTAEAMAAQLGHVLGAMDLAHVAVGVIPLAAQRTLWPMPTFTIFDGNRVHADTLESASTLTQPSQVELYARAFERLSQEAVRGAAARILVTDALAALD encoded by the coding sequence GTGCCCCCGCACCCCTCGTCGAGCGTTCAGGCGGCCCGCGAATCCCTCGCCGGCCGCCTGCGCGACATTCGGAGGGACGCGGAGATCAGCGGTCGGGAGCTGGCCGCCAGGTGCGGCTGGTCGGAGTCGAAGTCGTCCCGGATCGAGAATGCCAGGACCCCACCGTCCGACGCGGACCTCCGGGCGTGGTGCAGGGCCTGCGGAGCCGACGATCAAGCTCCTGACCTGATCGCGGCCAATCGGCAGTCCGCCGATGCCCATGTCCAGTGGCGACGGCTCCAGCGGACCGGTCTGCGCCAACTGCAGGAATCCACAGAGCACCTGTATCGACGGACCAAGGTGTTCCGGGTCTATGTGTCCGACGTGATTCCCGGTTTTCTCCAGACGCCCGGATACGCCACCGCCCTCTTGTCCTCCATCGTGGAATTCCGGGGGACGCGGGATGACGTGAAGGACGCGGTCGCGGCCCGTATGAGGCGGAATGCGGTGCTGACGACCGGCGCGCGCCGGTTCTCGTTCGTCCTGGAGGAGTCGGTCCTGCGCCATCGGCTGTGTACCGCCGAGGCCATGGCCGCACAACTGGGCCACGTGCTGGGGGCCATGGATCTCGCACATGTCGCCGTGGGCGTCATCCCGCTCGCCGCCCAGCGGACTCTCTGGCCCATGCCGACCTTCACCATTTTCGACGGCAACAGGGTGCACGCGGACACGCTGGAATCCGCCTCCACGCTCACGCAGCCCAGCCAGGTCGAGCTGTACGCCCGGGCGTTCGAGCGGCTTTCCCAGGAGGCCGTACGGGGTGCTGCGGCGCGCATCCTCGTGACGGATGCGCTGGCAGCCCTCGACTGA
- a CDS encoding rhomboid-like protein produces MSRFLRTRPRQAARAVRRYVRSAPGTYLWLAVLFVTTIALHHMSPEFEEDFLRQRSTNIHELSTNPVRVLITSALWIDGGHWLPYAVLYSVFHAQAERWLGTRRWLAVVVLAHVLATYFSEGALLWAVHHGVAPHSAVNTLDVGVSYALAGVVGVLTYRIAAPWRYAYAACVLVLYGTPLLTGRTFTDLGHFTSVLVGLACYPLVRGRGAPWNPVTEAATAVRRYRRP; encoded by the coding sequence ATGAGCCGATTCCTTCGGACGCGCCCCCGGCAAGCGGCACGTGCCGTGCGGCGTTACGTCCGCAGCGCCCCCGGCACGTACCTCTGGCTGGCGGTCCTGTTCGTCACCACCATCGCCCTGCACCACATGTCGCCGGAGTTCGAGGAGGACTTCCTGCGGCAGCGCTCCACCAACATCCACGAGCTGTCGACCAACCCCGTCCGGGTCCTGATCACCAGCGCCCTGTGGATCGACGGCGGCCACTGGCTCCCGTACGCCGTCCTCTACTCCGTCTTCCACGCGCAGGCCGAGCGCTGGCTCGGCACCCGCCGCTGGCTCGCGGTCGTCGTCCTCGCGCACGTGCTCGCCACCTACTTCAGCGAGGGCGCGCTGCTGTGGGCGGTGCACCACGGCGTCGCCCCGCATTCGGCCGTCAACACCCTTGATGTGGGCGTCAGTTACGCCCTGGCGGGGGTCGTCGGTGTGCTGACCTATCGGATCGCGGCTCCCTGGCGATACGCGTACGCCGCCTGTGTCCTCGTCCTGTACGGGACCCCGCTCCTGACCGGCCGCACCTTCACGGACCTGGGCCACTTCACGTCCGTACTCGTCGGGCTCGCCTGCTACCCGCTCGTACGGGGGCGGGGCGCGCCCTGGAATCCGGTGACGGAGGCGGCGACGGCCGTCAGGAGATACCGGCGTCCTTGA
- a CDS encoding DsbA family protein: MTGRTSARKVRRAAVALALAGALGVSVAACSSGSGSSSSAPAELDVKAAPHAATLAKLPAKAEGAEIVVGSPSAVHTVTVYEDPRCPYCAKFEASGAVPLAELAAQGKVKIRYTLASFLDRNLGGGGSARAAGALRAAVDAGKFAEYHAAVFASQPEDEGSDGYTADNLLRIADKVPGLRGAAFDKAVRENTYKSWVASAEKAFEDSGVNSSPTVLIDGKRPPGDGSAILDADAFAKVLKDAGIS, from the coding sequence ATGACGGGACGTACGTCCGCACGCAAGGTCCGTCGCGCGGCGGTGGCGCTCGCCCTCGCCGGGGCGCTCGGCGTCTCGGTCGCCGCGTGTTCCTCGGGGTCCGGTTCGAGCTCGTCCGCCCCGGCGGAGCTGGACGTGAAGGCCGCACCGCACGCGGCGACGCTCGCCAAGCTCCCGGCGAAGGCGGAGGGTGCGGAAATCGTCGTGGGCAGCCCGTCGGCCGTGCACACCGTGACCGTGTACGAGGACCCGCGCTGCCCGTACTGCGCCAAGTTCGAGGCGTCCGGCGCGGTGCCGCTCGCGGAGCTCGCCGCGCAGGGCAAAGTCAAGATCCGCTACACGCTCGCCTCCTTCCTCGACCGCAACCTCGGCGGCGGCGGTTCGGCGCGGGCGGCGGGCGCGCTGCGGGCGGCGGTGGACGCGGGCAAGTTCGCCGAGTACCACGCGGCCGTCTTCGCCAGCCAGCCCGAGGACGAGGGCAGCGACGGCTACACCGCGGACAATCTGCTCAGGATCGCGGACAAGGTGCCGGGCCTGCGCGGCGCCGCCTTCGACAAGGCGGTGCGCGAGAACACGTACAAGAGCTGGGTGGCGTCCGCCGAGAAGGCCTTCGAGGACTCCGGCGTGAACTCCAGCCCGACCGTCCTGATCGACGGCAAGCGCCCGCCGGGCGACGGCTCGGCCATCCTCGACGCGGACGCCTTCGCGAAGGTGCTCAAGGACGCCGGTATCTCCTGA
- a CDS encoding aminoglycoside phosphotransferase family protein, giving the protein MDRFTHAGRVGRVIDIPDELIATQTEFNGEAGRAFAAALPGRAEEFLDRWGLRPDAGPAMYGMCALVLPVTADDGTPAVLKLQLLDEENAGEPVALRVWDGSGAARLLRHDAATGTMLLERLDSSRELTTMPSRSAVLVIADLLSRLTSVPAPPEMRRLADIAAGMLEETPRAVRELRDPADRRLLEDCAAAVREVAAEPGDRLLHWDLHYENVLAADREPWLAIDPKPLAGDPGFELLPALVNRFDATQLRWRFDAMTEVLGLDRARARAWTLGRVLQNCLWEIEDGGRVLEAEQVEVGRRVRGW; this is encoded by the coding sequence ATGGACCGATTCACGCACGCGGGTAGGGTCGGGCGGGTGATCGACATCCCGGACGAGCTGATCGCGACGCAGACGGAGTTCAACGGCGAGGCGGGCCGCGCCTTCGCGGCCGCGCTGCCCGGCCGGGCGGAGGAGTTCCTGGATCGCTGGGGGCTGCGGCCGGATGCCGGGCCCGCGATGTACGGGATGTGCGCGCTGGTGCTGCCGGTGACGGCGGACGACGGCACCCCGGCGGTCCTCAAACTCCAACTCCTCGACGAGGAGAACGCGGGCGAGCCGGTGGCGCTGCGGGTGTGGGACGGTTCGGGCGCGGCACGCCTGCTGCGCCACGACGCGGCGACGGGCACGATGCTGCTGGAACGCCTGGACTCCTCCCGCGAGTTGACGACCATGCCCTCCCGGTCGGCGGTCCTGGTGATCGCGGACCTCCTGTCCCGGCTCACGTCCGTACCGGCCCCGCCGGAGATGCGCCGGCTGGCCGATATCGCCGCCGGGATGCTGGAGGAGACACCCCGGGCGGTACGCGAACTCCGCGACCCGGCCGACCGGCGGCTCCTGGAGGACTGCGCGGCGGCCGTCCGCGAGGTGGCCGCCGAGCCGGGCGACCGGCTGCTGCACTGGGACCTCCACTACGAGAACGTGCTCGCCGCCGACCGCGAGCCGTGGCTCGCCATCGACCCCAAACCGCTGGCGGGCGACCCGGGCTTCGAGCTGCTGCCCGCGCTGGTCAACCGCTTCGACGCGACGCAGCTGCGGTGGCGCTTCGACGCGATGACGGAGGTACTGGGCCTGGACCGCGCCCGGGCGCGCGCGTGGACGCTGGGCCGGGTGCTGCAGAACTGCCTCTGGGAGATCGAGGACGGCGGCCGCGTGCTGGAGGCGGAACAGGTGGAGGTGGGGAGGCGGGTACGGGGCTGGTGA
- a CDS encoding DUF6879 family protein — translation MPSSVPSFADLLRKCERSAAHLELRDAYAPTERFYAWKRGERIDWADRDSWWHPYDQLISDTVARGVVVRQARVVSEPVSEYIRWEHYVTHANVTAGEEVRWLPRRRATGIPLPGNDFWLFDGLALRVHHFSGEGVVVEDEITEDPDIVKLCSTTFDAVWERAVPHHQYRV, via the coding sequence ATGCCGTCGAGCGTGCCCAGCTTCGCTGACCTGCTTCGAAAGTGCGAACGGTCCGCTGCCCACCTGGAGTTGCGGGACGCCTATGCCCCCACGGAGCGGTTTTATGCCTGGAAACGTGGTGAGCGGATCGATTGGGCGGACCGGGATTCCTGGTGGCATCCCTATGACCAGCTGATCTCGGACACGGTGGCCCGGGGCGTAGTGGTTCGCCAGGCCCGAGTCGTATCCGAGCCCGTGTCGGAGTACATCCGGTGGGAGCACTACGTCACCCATGCCAACGTCACGGCGGGCGAAGAGGTCCGCTGGCTGCCACGGCGACGCGCCACGGGCATCCCGCTGCCGGGGAACGACTTCTGGCTGTTCGACGGGCTTGCGCTCCGGGTGCACCACTTCTCGGGTGAAGGCGTGGTGGTGGAGGACGAGATCACGGAGGACCCGGACATCGTGAAGCTGTGCTCCACCACCTTCGACGCCGTCTGGGAACGAGCGGTCCCGCACCACCAATACAGAGTCTGA
- a CDS encoding NDP-sugar synthase: MTASTTSTFPTQAVVLAGGQGSRLRPYTDDRPKPMVEIPGTGTPIIGHQLAWLAAEGVTDAVISCGHLAGVLQEWLDSADLPLRVTTVVENEPLGRGGGLKYAAAHLPHPDQPWYATNGDIWTRFSLREMASFHGERDATATLALARPRIPWGAVETDAFGHITDFIESPPSPYLINAGVYVFSSAFTALLPDRGDHERTTFPRLARERRLAGYPLPHGAYWRAIDTAKDLTEAAKELATGGHGG; this comes from the coding sequence ATGACTGCGAGCACGACTTCGACCTTCCCGACGCAGGCCGTGGTCCTGGCGGGCGGCCAGGGCTCACGACTGCGTCCGTACACCGACGACCGCCCCAAGCCGATGGTCGAGATCCCGGGCACCGGGACCCCGATCATCGGCCATCAGCTCGCCTGGCTGGCCGCGGAGGGCGTCACCGACGCCGTGATCTCCTGCGGCCATCTCGCGGGTGTGCTCCAGGAGTGGCTGGACTCGGCGGATCTGCCGCTGCGCGTCACGACGGTCGTCGAGAACGAGCCGCTGGGGCGGGGCGGCGGCCTCAAGTACGCGGCCGCGCACCTGCCGCACCCCGATCAGCCGTGGTACGCCACGAACGGCGACATCTGGACGCGCTTCTCCCTGCGCGAGATGGCGTCCTTCCACGGCGAGCGCGACGCCACGGCCACGCTGGCGCTGGCGCGTCCGCGGATCCCGTGGGGCGCCGTCGAGACGGACGCCTTCGGCCACATCACGGACTTCATCGAGTCCCCGCCGTCGCCGTACCTGATCAACGCGGGCGTGTACGTCTTCTCCTCGGCGTTCACCGCCCTCCTCCCCGACCGGGGCGACCACGAGCGCACCACGTTCCCGCGCCTCGCCCGCGAACGCCGCCTGGCCGGCTATCCGCTGCCGCACGGGGCGTACTGGCGCGCGATCGACACGGCGAAGGACCTGACGGAGGCGGCGAAGGAACTGGCGACGGGCGGCCACGGGGGCTAG
- a CDS encoding N-acetyltransferase family protein, which produces MIRTATPEDVPVIHAMVRELAEYEKCPDEARATQEQLHEALFGEHPAAYAHIAETDTGEPAGFALWFLNFSTWRGVHGIYLEDLYVRPEQRGGGHGKALLTELARICVARGYGRLEWSVLNWNAPSIAFYESLGARPQDEWTVYRLTDGALGELGRVE; this is translated from the coding sequence ATGATTCGTACCGCAACGCCCGAAGACGTCCCCGTCATCCACGCCATGGTCCGCGAACTGGCCGAGTACGAGAAGTGCCCGGACGAGGCGCGGGCGACGCAGGAGCAGCTGCACGAGGCGCTGTTCGGCGAACACCCCGCGGCGTACGCGCACATCGCCGAGACCGACACCGGCGAGCCCGCGGGCTTCGCGCTCTGGTTCCTCAACTTCTCGACCTGGCGCGGGGTGCACGGCATCTACCTGGAGGACCTGTACGTACGCCCCGAGCAGCGCGGCGGCGGCCACGGCAAGGCCCTCCTGACCGAACTGGCCCGCATCTGCGTGGCCCGCGGCTACGGCCGCCTGGAGTGGTCCGTCCTGAACTGGAACGCCCCGTCCATCGCCTTCTACGAGTCGCTGGGGGCGCGGCCGCAGGACGAGTGGACGGTTTATCGGCTGACGGATGGGGCGTTGGGGGAGTTGGGGCGGGTGGAGTAG